From a region of the Triticum aestivum cultivar Chinese Spring chromosome 7D, IWGSC CS RefSeq v2.1, whole genome shotgun sequence genome:
- the LOC123163972 gene encoding plant UBX domain-containing protein 8 isoform X2: MAQPSQEAIETFISITGADEAVAARKLEEHSGDLNEAVNAYFNEGDRSTTRINQNPIPDSHDDIMDLDEPFDPMFTRSMGNPFGILDPSFVERAAAGFFGQGPQVTHPRDVRQIPIEVKDTDNPQIGSSGQGPVIEDVTGRESLYGLEVHGTVVIDEDDDDLPSTHAPVIPRNTPSTYNSAPSAPPLVDVSDYNNDIEEEMIRAAIEASKRDAEGLTNVAERERVLLQEGMHAVDNSSDLSDKEDIEGASEAVERQVLTTGQAGTSRQLVDEENFQDDIEDVDEEPLVRQRSRRVLSGTAGPTEAVQRAESPPSGPQPHGTENAHQHNGAFPSEWGGISSEEHDEAVMLEAAMFGGIPEHTEYPFPLPSHGISTGYPRVAHPPSPTLTAQRLLREQQDDEYLAALQADREKELKAVEDAELRRLEEVAAREAAIEMEKQKNEEKLRKQLEEEELESMLAAKRASLPKEPLPNSEGAVTVVVRMPDGSRQGRRFLKSDQLQVLFDFIDISKSFKPGTYRLVRSYPRRAFTDEECQMSLSDVGLSSKQEALFLEQISG; encoded by the exons ATGGCGCAGCCGTCGCAGGAGGCGATCGAAACTTTCATCAGCATCACCGGCGCCGACGAGGCCGTCGCTGCCCGCAAGCTCGAG GAGCATAGCGGTGACCTAAATGAAGCGGTTAATGCATACTTCAATGAAGGAGATAGATCCAC CACCAGAATCAATCAGAATCCTATACCTGACAGTCATGATGATATTATGGATCTGGACGAACCATTTGATCCTATGTTTACCCGATCTATGGGCAACCCTTTTGGTATTTTGGACCCAAGTTTTGTTGAGAGAGCCGCTGCTGGTTTCTTTGGTCAGGGACCTCAGGTTACACATCCCAGGGATGTGCGGCAGATACCTATTGAAGTTAAAGACACTGATAATCCTCAAATTGGAAGTTCTGGTCAGGGTCCTGTTATTGAAGATGTTACTGGACGTGAGTCTTTATATGGTCTGGAGGTTCATGGGACTGTTGTcattgatgaggatgatgatgacttgCCATCTACCCATGCTCCTGTTATCCCAAGAAATACTCCAAGCACATACAATTCTGCACCAAGTGCTCCTCCATTGGTGGATGTTAGTGACTATAACAATGACATAGAAGAGGAGATGATCCGTGCAGCAATTGAAGCGTCAAAAAGGGATGCGGAAGGACTTACAAAT GTAGCAGAGCGAGAGAGAGTTCTACTTCAAGAGGGAATGCATGCAGTTGATAATTCTTCTGATTTATCTGATAAGGAGGACATTGAAGGAGCAAGTGAGGCAGTTGAAAG GCAAGTACTAACCACAGGGCAAGCTGGAACTTCTAGGCAATTGGTTGATGAAGAGAACTTCCAAGACGATATTGAAGATGTTGACGAAGAACCTTTAGTTAGACAACGTTCCAGGCGTGTTCTATCTGGAACTGCCGGGCCAACAGAAGCAGTGCAAAGGGCTGAGAGTCCTCCCTCAGGCCCTCAGCCTCATGGTACTGAAAATGCTCACCAGCATAATGGAGCTTTCCCCTCAGAG TGGGGAGGCATTTCTTCTGAAGAGCACGATGAAGCTGTTATGCTTGAGGCTGCTATGTTTGGTGGGATTCCTGAACACACAGAATATCCATTTCCCCTCCCATCTCATGGAATCTCAACTGGTTATCCCCGAGTAGCACATCCTCCATCACCAACATTAACTGCACAGAGGTTGTTAAGGGAGCAGCAG GATGATGAGTATCTTGCAGCCCTCCAAGCTGATAGAGAAAAAGAGTTGAAGGCTGTGGAGGATGCTGAGCTCCGTAGATTAGAAGAAGTTGCTGCAAGAGAAGCTGCTATTGAAATGGAAAAGCAAAAGAACGAGGAAAAGCTGAGAAAACAACTTGAGGAAGAG GAGTTGGAGTCCATGCTTGCAGCCAAGCGAGCTTCATTACCAAAGGAGCCACTGCCAAATTCTGAAGGAGCCGTCACAGTTGTAGTTCGCATGCCTGATGGCAGTCGCCAGGGAAGGCGCTTTTTGAAATCTGATCAGCTCCAG GTTCTTTTTGATTTCATTGACATCAGCAAGTCATTCAAGCCAGGAACCTATAGACTG GTGAGGTCTTACCCCAGGCGTGCATTCACCGACGAGGAGTGTCAGATGTCGTTGAGTGATGTGGGCCTCAGCAGCAAACAGGAGGCCTTGTTTCTAGAACAAATTTCAGGATAG
- the LOC123163972 gene encoding plant UBX domain-containing protein 8 isoform X1, with amino-acid sequence MAQPSQEAIETFISITGADEAVAARKLEEHSGDLNEAVNAYFNEGDRSTTRINQNPIPDSHDDIMDLDEPFDPMFTRSMGNPFGILDPSFVERAAAGFFGQGPQVTHPRDVRQIPIEVKDTDNPQIGSSGQGPVIEDVTGRESLYGLEVHGTVVIDEDDDDLPSTHAPVIPRNTPSTYNSAPSAPPLVDVSDYNNDIEEEMIRAAIEASKRDAEGLTNVAERERVLLQEGMHAVDNSSDLSDKEDIEGASEAVERQVLTTGQAGTSRQLVDEENFQDDIEDVDEEPLVRQRSRRVLSGTAGPTEAVQRAESPPSGPQPHGTENAHQHNGAFPSEWGGISSEEHDEAVMLEAAMFGGIPEHTEYPFPLPSHGISTGYPRVAHPPSPTLTAQRLLREQQDDEYLAALQADREKELKAVEDAELRRLEEVAAREAAIEMEKQKNEEKLRKQLEEEELESMLAAKRASLPKEPLPNSEGAVTVVVRMPDGSRQGRRFLKSDQLQVGCFQLPVPYGTFIINYTCFQLSGILLQVLFDFIDISKSFKPGTYRLVRSYPRRAFTDEECQMSLSDVGLSSKQEALFLEQISG; translated from the exons ATGGCGCAGCCGTCGCAGGAGGCGATCGAAACTTTCATCAGCATCACCGGCGCCGACGAGGCCGTCGCTGCCCGCAAGCTCGAG GAGCATAGCGGTGACCTAAATGAAGCGGTTAATGCATACTTCAATGAAGGAGATAGATCCAC CACCAGAATCAATCAGAATCCTATACCTGACAGTCATGATGATATTATGGATCTGGACGAACCATTTGATCCTATGTTTACCCGATCTATGGGCAACCCTTTTGGTATTTTGGACCCAAGTTTTGTTGAGAGAGCCGCTGCTGGTTTCTTTGGTCAGGGACCTCAGGTTACACATCCCAGGGATGTGCGGCAGATACCTATTGAAGTTAAAGACACTGATAATCCTCAAATTGGAAGTTCTGGTCAGGGTCCTGTTATTGAAGATGTTACTGGACGTGAGTCTTTATATGGTCTGGAGGTTCATGGGACTGTTGTcattgatgaggatgatgatgacttgCCATCTACCCATGCTCCTGTTATCCCAAGAAATACTCCAAGCACATACAATTCTGCACCAAGTGCTCCTCCATTGGTGGATGTTAGTGACTATAACAATGACATAGAAGAGGAGATGATCCGTGCAGCAATTGAAGCGTCAAAAAGGGATGCGGAAGGACTTACAAAT GTAGCAGAGCGAGAGAGAGTTCTACTTCAAGAGGGAATGCATGCAGTTGATAATTCTTCTGATTTATCTGATAAGGAGGACATTGAAGGAGCAAGTGAGGCAGTTGAAAG GCAAGTACTAACCACAGGGCAAGCTGGAACTTCTAGGCAATTGGTTGATGAAGAGAACTTCCAAGACGATATTGAAGATGTTGACGAAGAACCTTTAGTTAGACAACGTTCCAGGCGTGTTCTATCTGGAACTGCCGGGCCAACAGAAGCAGTGCAAAGGGCTGAGAGTCCTCCCTCAGGCCCTCAGCCTCATGGTACTGAAAATGCTCACCAGCATAATGGAGCTTTCCCCTCAGAG TGGGGAGGCATTTCTTCTGAAGAGCACGATGAAGCTGTTATGCTTGAGGCTGCTATGTTTGGTGGGATTCCTGAACACACAGAATATCCATTTCCCCTCCCATCTCATGGAATCTCAACTGGTTATCCCCGAGTAGCACATCCTCCATCACCAACATTAACTGCACAGAGGTTGTTAAGGGAGCAGCAG GATGATGAGTATCTTGCAGCCCTCCAAGCTGATAGAGAAAAAGAGTTGAAGGCTGTGGAGGATGCTGAGCTCCGTAGATTAGAAGAAGTTGCTGCAAGAGAAGCTGCTATTGAAATGGAAAAGCAAAAGAACGAGGAAAAGCTGAGAAAACAACTTGAGGAAGAG GAGTTGGAGTCCATGCTTGCAGCCAAGCGAGCTTCATTACCAAAGGAGCCACTGCCAAATTCTGAAGGAGCCGTCACAGTTGTAGTTCGCATGCCTGATGGCAGTCGCCAGGGAAGGCGCTTTTTGAAATCTGATCAGCTCCAGGTAGGCTGCTTTCAGTTGCCAGTTCCATATGGAACATTCAttataaattatacctgcttccaactTTCTGGGATTTTACTGCAGGTTCTTTTTGATTTCATTGACATCAGCAAGTCATTCAAGCCAGGAACCTATAGACTG GTGAGGTCTTACCCCAGGCGTGCATTCACCGACGAGGAGTGTCAGATGTCGTTGAGTGATGTGGGCCTCAGCAGCAAACAGGAGGCCTTGTTTCTAGAACAAATTTCAGGATAG